A genomic segment from Nocardiopsis sp. Huas11 encodes:
- a CDS encoding cytochrome c biogenesis protein ResB, translated as MTTAQTGNDARGEAPEQPTRPKGLGVLGWTRWAWRVLTSMRTALILLFLLAVGAIPGSILPQNVVSVDEVNTYFREHPDLAPWLDRLYLFDVFSSPWYAAIYLLLFVSLAGCVLPRALAHARAVRARPVRTPRHLDRMPYAARFTTDADPVVVLERARGVLKGYRVERYGDSISSETGYLREAGNVLFHLALLGLLLALAAGAFFGYRGNMLVVEGDGFANTLTSYDAIYPGHWTDTDRLEPFTFHLDDFEASFIEDGDLRGQASSYVAELTYKESPETEEGRHRLEVNHPLTVDGVQVYLLGHGYAPEFVVRDAEGDVVFDQAVPFLYRETATFTSDGVIKVPDTGGEQLGFVGVFLPTAAEDGAGELVSTYPDAENPAVTLQGYQGDLGLVDPQSVYQLRTEGMEELGESPTLEVGDTWELPDGAGSITFSGVKEYVSLQSNRDGARLPALTAATLAVAGLLITLFVRPRRVWVRAQRREDGRTGVEVAGLGKTEAAGDNAEFHELTTRLAGRLRADTGDATPDEKE; from the coding sequence ATGACGACCGCGCAGACCGGAAACGACGCGCGGGGCGAGGCCCCCGAGCAGCCCACACGGCCCAAGGGGCTGGGGGTCCTCGGCTGGACCCGCTGGGCGTGGCGCGTCCTGACCTCCATGCGCACGGCGCTGATCCTGCTGTTCCTGCTGGCCGTCGGGGCGATCCCCGGGTCGATCCTGCCGCAGAACGTGGTGAGCGTCGACGAGGTCAACACCTACTTCCGGGAACACCCGGACCTGGCCCCGTGGCTGGACCGCCTCTACCTCTTCGACGTCTTCTCCTCGCCCTGGTACGCGGCGATCTACCTGCTGCTGTTCGTCTCGCTCGCGGGCTGCGTGCTGCCGCGCGCGCTGGCCCACGCCCGCGCCGTGCGCGCCCGGCCGGTGCGCACGCCGCGCCACCTGGACCGGATGCCGTACGCGGCGCGGTTCACCACCGACGCCGACCCCGTGGTCGTGCTGGAGCGGGCGCGCGGCGTCCTCAAGGGCTACCGGGTCGAGCGCTACGGCGACTCGATCTCCAGTGAGACCGGCTACCTGCGCGAGGCCGGCAACGTCCTGTTCCACCTCGCCCTGCTGGGCCTGCTGCTGGCGCTGGCCGCCGGAGCGTTCTTCGGCTACCGGGGCAACATGCTCGTGGTGGAGGGCGACGGGTTCGCCAACACGCTCACGTCCTACGACGCCATCTACCCCGGCCACTGGACCGACACCGACCGCCTGGAGCCGTTCACGTTCCACCTGGACGACTTCGAGGCGTCGTTCATCGAGGACGGCGACCTGCGGGGCCAGGCGTCCTCCTACGTCGCCGAGCTGACCTACAAGGAGTCCCCGGAGACCGAGGAGGGCCGGCACCGGCTGGAGGTCAACCACCCGCTGACGGTGGACGGCGTCCAGGTCTACCTGCTGGGCCACGGGTACGCCCCGGAGTTCGTCGTCCGCGACGCCGAGGGCGACGTGGTCTTCGACCAGGCCGTCCCCTTCCTGTACCGGGAGACGGCGACCTTCACCTCCGACGGCGTGATCAAGGTGCCCGACACCGGGGGAGAGCAGCTCGGCTTCGTCGGCGTGTTCCTGCCCACCGCGGCCGAGGACGGGGCGGGAGAGCTGGTCTCGACCTACCCGGACGCGGAGAACCCCGCGGTGACCCTCCAGGGCTACCAGGGCGACCTGGGGCTGGTCGACCCGCAGTCGGTCTACCAGCTGCGTACCGAGGGCATGGAGGAGCTCGGGGAGTCGCCCACGCTGGAGGTCGGCGACACCTGGGAGCTGCCCGACGGGGCCGGATCGATCACCTTCTCCGGCGTCAAGGAGTACGTCAGCCTCCAGAGCAACCGGGACGGCGCGCGGCTTCCGGCGCTGACCGCGGCGACACTGGCGGTCGCCGGCCTGCTCATCACCCTCTTCGTACGCCCCCGGCGCGTGTGGGTGCGCGCGCAGCGGCGGGAGGACGGCCGCACCGGCGTGGAGGTGGCCGGACTCGGCAAGACGGAGGCGGCCGGAGACAACGCCGAGTTCCACGAACTGACCACGCGACTGGCCGGGCGGCTACGGGCCGACACCGGCGACGCTACCCCTGACGAGAAGGAGTGA
- a CDS encoding TlpA family protein disulfide reductase — translation MREHHWLRRSRRAAPATRALALAAVLALSGCAGGNEIENGDPDDRFISGDGSSTVFEGADRVEVPEVSGTTLDGDEVALSDYLGEIVVLNVWASWCGPCRAEQPVLDEVHTEYADLGVDFLGVNIKDDETAARAYAEHQEIPYPSLYDQPGEVAQAFRDTVPPRSIPSTLIIDPEGRIAARVIGPTTYGQLTELLNPVVVEFDLGDPEERPRVAEQEAEESAGEADADADASEGAEDSQAPTEPAEDAAADDGAGNGDSD, via the coding sequence TTGCGAGAGCACCACTGGCTGCGCCGCTCGCGACGGGCAGCACCCGCCACACGCGCCCTCGCGCTGGCGGCCGTGCTCGCGCTGTCCGGCTGCGCCGGCGGCAACGAGATCGAGAACGGCGACCCCGACGACCGGTTCATCTCCGGTGACGGCAGCTCCACCGTCTTCGAGGGCGCCGACCGGGTCGAGGTGCCCGAGGTCTCCGGCACCACCCTGGACGGCGACGAGGTCGCGCTGAGCGACTACCTGGGCGAGATCGTCGTCCTCAACGTCTGGGCGAGCTGGTGCGGCCCCTGCCGCGCCGAACAGCCGGTCCTGGACGAGGTCCACACCGAGTACGCCGATCTGGGCGTGGACTTCCTGGGCGTGAACATCAAGGACGACGAGACCGCCGCCCGGGCCTACGCCGAGCACCAGGAGATCCCCTACCCGAGCCTGTACGACCAGCCCGGCGAGGTCGCGCAGGCCTTCCGCGACACCGTGCCGCCCCGGTCGATCCCCAGCACGCTGATCATCGACCCCGAGGGGCGCATCGCCGCGCGCGTGATCGGCCCCACGACCTACGGCCAGCTCACGGAACTGCTGAACCCGGTGGTGGTCGAGTTCGACCTCGGCGACCCCGAGGAGCGGCCCCGGGTGGCCGAACAGGAGGCCGAGGAGAGCGCGGGCGAGGCCGACGCGGACGCGGACGCCTCGGAGGGGGCCGAGGACTCCCAGGCGCCGACGGAGCCCGCCGAGGACGCCGCGGCCGACGACGGCGCGGGGAACGGGGACTCCGACTGA
- a CDS encoding MFS transporter: protein MSRAAPDRRPSRRPLVGLVLAQACSYTGTRLAMVALPWFVLTTTGSATDMGLVTLCELGAYTLARLLSGPLLDRLGHRVVSVRLDVVAAVALLCVPLLHARGLLAFPLLLVLVTVVGLATGPSETAKVSLTPFVAAATRMRVERVAGLTGTVDRFSQTVGPIAAGAVVATAGALHALYANAVLMVLASVVLTSLVPRSLGRTDAPPAAGGGADPPPRAGYLAQLYEGWRTVWGDACLRALVLMIMVTNLVDVAVMTVVLPVWVAGHGAGAQTVGLIAGVLGGASVLGAVTAAWIGHRLPRRATFFTAFLVSGPPRILVLALDVPLWAVLVVWGASGLAGGLINPILSAVLFERLPADMTGRGMAVVGALARIGAPVGAPLVGLAVGLVGTSPVLLVCAAVYLLATTLPVLGPAAAAMAAPPAHAPVRTPGSPSPPA from the coding sequence GTGAGCCGGGCCGCGCCGGACCGGCGCCCGAGCCGACGCCCGCTGGTCGGCCTCGTCCTGGCCCAGGCGTGCTCCTACACCGGCACCCGGCTGGCGATGGTCGCCCTCCCGTGGTTCGTCCTCACCACCACCGGCAGCGCCACCGACATGGGCCTGGTGACCCTGTGTGAGTTGGGCGCCTACACCCTGGCCCGCCTGCTGAGCGGGCCGCTGCTGGACCGGCTCGGGCACCGGGTGGTCAGCGTGCGCCTGGACGTGGTGGCCGCCGTGGCCCTGCTGTGCGTCCCCCTGCTGCACGCCAGGGGCCTGCTGGCCTTCCCGCTGCTGCTGGTGCTCGTCACCGTCGTCGGACTGGCCACAGGGCCCTCGGAGACCGCGAAGGTCTCCCTCACGCCCTTCGTCGCGGCCGCCACCCGCATGAGGGTCGAGCGCGTGGCGGGGCTCACCGGCACGGTGGACCGCTTCTCGCAGACCGTGGGGCCGATCGCGGCCGGCGCGGTCGTGGCCACGGCGGGCGCCCTGCACGCGCTCTACGCCAACGCCGTGCTCATGGTGCTGGCGTCGGTGGTCCTGACGTCGCTGGTCCCGCGCTCCCTCGGCCGCACCGACGCCCCGCCCGCCGCCGGCGGCGGCGCCGACCCGCCCCCGAGGGCCGGCTACCTCGCCCAGCTCTACGAGGGGTGGCGGACCGTCTGGGGCGATGCCTGCCTGCGCGCGCTCGTGCTGATGATCATGGTCACCAACCTGGTCGACGTCGCGGTGATGACCGTCGTGCTGCCCGTGTGGGTCGCCGGACACGGCGCCGGAGCGCAGACCGTCGGGCTGATCGCGGGCGTCCTCGGCGGGGCCTCGGTGCTCGGCGCGGTGACGGCGGCGTGGATCGGCCACCGGCTGCCCCGGCGGGCCACCTTCTTCACGGCGTTCCTGGTCTCGGGCCCGCCCCGCATCCTGGTCCTGGCCCTGGACGTGCCGCTGTGGGCCGTACTCGTGGTGTGGGGCGCCTCCGGTCTCGCCGGGGGACTCATCAACCCGATCCTGTCGGCCGTCCTCTTCGAACGGCTGCCCGCCGACATGACCGGTCGCGGGATGGCGGTGGTCGGGGCGCTCGCCCGGATCGGGGCGCCCGTCGGCGCTCCCCTCGTGGGCCTGGCCGTGGGCCTGGTGGGGACCTCGCCGGTCCTGCTGGTCTGCGCGGCCGTCTACCTGCTGGCGACGACCCTGCCGGTGCTCGGTCCGGCCGCCGCCGCGATGGCGGCACCGCCCGCGCACGCCCCGGTCAGGACTCCCGGGTCTCCGTCTCCCCCTGCTTGA
- a CDS encoding LacI family DNA-binding transcriptional regulator produces MAVTIRDVARASGVHVSTVSRTFSAAHLVNARTRSRVLAAADELGYRPNRAARALSTRRTGNLGLIVADIANPFFPPLIKAAQAQARARDYHVFVADTDEQARVEEELVRSMAKQVDGALLVAPRLSNKVIAELGRDVPFVLVNRRVSGMACVLMDVAAGVREAVEHLAALDHRDIAVLTGPRASWTGQEMVRAAEACAGELGVSVRRIGPNPPTEEGGAAAADEVVSSGVSAVLAYNDMVAVGLVQQVERLGLSVPADLSVVGVDNTHAARYFRPALTTVDMPVASAGRGAIDLLLQAVTTGEPPGTVSLDTRLVVRDSTARR; encoded by the coding sequence GTGGCCGTGACCATCAGGGACGTCGCCCGCGCCAGCGGCGTCCATGTCTCCACCGTCTCGCGGACCTTCTCCGCGGCGCACCTGGTCAACGCGCGGACGCGCTCGCGCGTACTGGCCGCCGCCGACGAGCTCGGCTACCGTCCCAACCGCGCCGCGCGCGCCCTGTCCACCCGGCGGACCGGCAACCTCGGGCTCATCGTCGCCGACATCGCCAATCCGTTCTTCCCCCCGCTGATCAAGGCCGCCCAGGCCCAGGCCCGGGCCCGCGACTACCACGTCTTCGTCGCCGACACCGACGAGCAGGCGCGCGTGGAGGAGGAGCTCGTCCGCTCCATGGCCAAACAGGTCGACGGCGCCCTGCTCGTCGCGCCCCGGCTGAGCAACAAGGTGATCGCCGAACTCGGCCGCGACGTCCCGTTCGTCCTGGTCAACCGCCGTGTCAGCGGCATGGCGTGCGTCCTGATGGACGTCGCCGCGGGCGTGCGCGAGGCCGTGGAGCACCTGGCCGCGCTGGACCACCGGGACATCGCCGTGCTCACCGGCCCGCGCGCCTCGTGGACCGGCCAGGAGATGGTGCGCGCCGCCGAGGCGTGCGCCGGGGAGCTCGGGGTGAGCGTGCGCCGGATCGGCCCCAACCCGCCCACCGAGGAGGGCGGGGCCGCGGCCGCCGACGAGGTGGTCTCCAGCGGGGTGAGCGCGGTGCTGGCCTACAACGACATGGTCGCGGTCGGACTCGTCCAGCAGGTGGAGCGGCTCGGGCTGTCGGTGCCCGCGGACCTCAGCGTGGTCGGAGTCGACAACACCCACGCGGCGCGCTACTTCCGGCCGGCCCTGACCACGGTGGACATGCCCGTCGCCTCGGCCGGACGCGGCGCCATCGATCTCCTGCTCCAGGCCGTGACCACCGGGGAGCCGCCCGGCACGGTGTCCCTGGACACCCGTCTGGTCGTCCGCGACTCCACCGCCCGGCGGTGA
- a CDS encoding PLD nuclease N-terminal domain-containing protein, translating into MVWLGGLITLVTIVLWVYAFFDALTTPAQDVRNLPKILWLVVIALFMPVGSILWLFLGRPRPGVPVQGSAPSPAQAANAADDLDPSDFAKPSDSPHPLGPDDDPEFLRGLRRRIDPDD; encoded by the coding sequence ATGGTGTGGCTCGGTGGCCTGATCACGCTCGTGACGATCGTTCTGTGGGTGTACGCGTTCTTCGACGCGTTGACCACCCCTGCCCAGGACGTGCGGAACCTTCCGAAGATCCTGTGGCTCGTCGTGATCGCGCTCTTCATGCCGGTCGGTTCGATTCTGTGGCTCTTCCTCGGACGGCCCCGCCCGGGCGTCCCCGTGCAGGGAAGCGCGCCCTCCCCGGCTCAGGCCGCGAACGCCGCGGACGACCTGGACCCGTCGGACTTCGCCAAGCCCTCGGACAGCCCGCACCCACTCGGTCCGGACGACGATCCCGAGTTCCTGCGAGGTCTGCGTCGACGGATCGATCCGGACGACTGA
- a CDS encoding BldC family transcriptional regulator, which produces MKVERATERLLTPGEVASLFRVDPKTVTRWAASGRISSIRTPGGHRRFRESEVRALLLGEPSESTP; this is translated from the coding sequence GTGAAGGTGGAACGAGCAACCGAACGCCTGTTGACCCCCGGGGAAGTGGCCTCACTCTTCCGGGTTGATCCCAAGACCGTGACACGCTGGGCCGCCTCCGGGCGGATCAGCAGCATCAGAACCCCCGGGGGCCACCGCCGCTTCCGGGAGTCCGAGGTCCGGGCGCTCCTGCTCGGAGAACCGAGCGAAAGCACCCCCTGA
- a CDS encoding helix-turn-helix domain-containing protein, whose amino-acid sequence MNDASPASDGPNDPFAKAAVPDALSLRGLAHPLRLRILDLLQNRGPATGKAVSERLDISSASASYHLRQLLTYGFVEEAPDLGTTRERWWRAPHRGFRLPEELDTEAPELSTAVRLALAARWAQDLGGAVQRWSSQPEGWREAQVMSERRTRLTVDELAALREEIRAVLDRYARDVDEDVPGARVVTTQFAAFPGPGPDDEPPQDRE is encoded by the coding sequence ATGAACGACGCTTCCCCTGCCTCCGACGGTCCGAACGACCCCTTCGCGAAGGCCGCCGTACCCGATGCCCTCTCCCTGCGCGGCCTGGCCCACCCGCTGCGACTGCGCATCCTGGACCTGCTGCAGAACCGCGGCCCCGCCACCGGCAAGGCGGTCTCGGAGCGGCTCGACATCTCCTCCGCCTCCGCCAGCTATCACCTGCGCCAACTGCTCACCTACGGTTTCGTCGAGGAGGCGCCCGACCTCGGCACGACCAGGGAGCGCTGGTGGCGCGCCCCGCACCGGGGCTTCCGGCTGCCCGAGGAGCTGGACACCGAGGCGCCCGAGCTCAGCACGGCCGTCCGCCTGGCCCTGGCCGCCCGCTGGGCGCAGGACCTGGGCGGCGCCGTCCAGCGGTGGAGCTCGCAGCCGGAGGGCTGGCGCGAGGCCCAGGTCATGTCCGAGCGCCGGACCCGGCTCACGGTGGACGAACTCGCCGCGCTGCGCGAGGAGATCCGCGCGGTCCTGGACCGCTACGCCCGCGACGTGGACGAGGACGTTCCCGGCGCGCGTGTGGTCACCACGCAGTTCGCGGCCTTCCCCGGCCCCGGCCCCGACGACGAACCGCCGCAGGACCGGGAGTGA
- a CDS encoding DUF4229 domain-containing protein, translating to MRSWLTYTAARVGLFAGALGVVYLFGARSWIALVLAWLISGLASYVLLSRLRDQMSASAVRRIENRRAPGVADRIEGGASREDHLQEEVADTAVKQGETETRES from the coding sequence ATGCGTAGTTGGCTGACCTACACGGCCGCCCGAGTCGGCTTGTTCGCGGGGGCCCTCGGAGTGGTCTACCTGTTCGGTGCCCGGTCGTGGATCGCGCTGGTGCTCGCGTGGCTCATCAGCGGGCTCGCCTCCTACGTGCTGCTCTCCAGGCTGCGGGACCAGATGTCGGCCTCCGCGGTACGGCGGATCGAGAACCGCAGGGCCCCGGGCGTGGCCGATCGGATCGAGGGCGGCGCCTCGCGCGAGGACCACCTCCAGGAGGAGGTCGCCGACACGGCCGTCAAGCAGGGGGAGACGGAGACCCGGGAGTCCTGA
- the ccsB gene encoding c-type cytochrome biogenesis protein CcsB has product MTYTLAAPVNETMASASDTLIIAMIVAYAAALFLFAIEAAYGRRTSLKAGRLMPVAVGAREGEGPGADDGIEVNVRSTEGEAQAPRSLMGRLALGVTILGFALSVAQIVSRGLAAGRWPWGNMFEFIVALCLIAVGGLLYASFRYQARFLGAFVLVPVLLLLGIGVRWLYVDPGPLIPALHSYWVPIHVTALIIAGGAFMVSGVTGVTYLVSHRAEAKRALGEKVAGIAGRLPSPELLDRISHRFILFAFPIWTFGIIAGAIWADEAWGRFWGWDPKEVWSFISWVIYAAYLHARATGGWRGPKATWINVLGFLTVMFNFFAVNYVFSGLHSYA; this is encoded by the coding sequence GTGACGTACACACTCGCCGCACCGGTGAACGAGACGATGGCCTCGGCCAGTGACACGCTCATCATCGCGATGATCGTCGCCTACGCGGCCGCGCTGTTCCTCTTCGCGATCGAGGCCGCCTACGGGCGGCGCACCAGCCTCAAGGCCGGCCGGCTGATGCCCGTGGCCGTCGGGGCCCGTGAGGGCGAGGGCCCGGGGGCCGACGACGGTATCGAGGTCAACGTCCGCAGCACCGAGGGCGAGGCCCAGGCCCCCCGAAGCCTGATGGGGCGGCTCGCGCTGGGCGTGACGATCCTGGGCTTCGCGCTGAGCGTGGCGCAGATCGTCTCGCGCGGTCTGGCGGCCGGCCGCTGGCCGTGGGGCAACATGTTCGAGTTCATCGTGGCGCTGTGCCTGATCGCCGTCGGCGGCCTGCTCTACGCCTCGTTCCGCTACCAGGCGCGCTTCCTGGGCGCGTTCGTGCTCGTCCCCGTCCTGCTCCTGCTGGGCATCGGTGTCCGGTGGCTCTACGTCGACCCGGGCCCGCTCATCCCGGCCCTGCACTCGTACTGGGTGCCGATCCACGTCACCGCGCTGATCATCGCGGGCGGAGCGTTCATGGTCTCCGGGGTCACGGGGGTCACCTACCTCGTCTCCCACCGCGCCGAGGCCAAGCGGGCGCTGGGGGAGAAGGTCGCCGGTATCGCCGGCCGCCTGCCCAGCCCCGAACTCCTCGACCGCATCTCGCACCGATTCATCCTCTTCGCGTTCCCGATCTGGACCTTCGGCATCATCGCCGGCGCCATCTGGGCGGACGAGGCCTGGGGCCGCTTCTGGGGCTGGGACCCCAAGGAGGTGTGGTCGTTCATCTCCTGGGTGATCTACGCCGCCTACCTGCACGCCCGCGCGACCGGCGGCTGGCGGGGACCCAAGGCCACGTGGATCAACGTGCTGGGCTTCCTGACCGTCATGTTCAACTTCTTCGCGGTGAACTACGTCTTCAGCGGCCTGCACAGCTACGCCTGA
- a CDS encoding cytochrome c biogenesis CcdA family protein codes for MDPIGTTVLSGSLLLAAPLALAAGVVSFLSPCVLPLVPGYLSYVTGMSGADMRARAERGGGTATATAVDVDTELAARRWTMVAGSSLFIAGFTLVFVAVGGFIGWLGDVFIDYTDPITRVLGLLTIVLGLAFMGVLPGFAREFRIHRLPRAGLAGAPLLGVLFGLGWTPCIGPTLAAVQTLAFVEGGAGRGMLLSLVYCVGLGLPFVLASLLYRRALGAFSWLRNHTRSVTVVGGVMLVLVGLAMVTGLWTQITVVMQGWAADYQTVI; via the coding sequence ATGGATCCCATCGGCACGACCGTCCTGTCCGGCTCCCTGCTGCTCGCCGCGCCCCTGGCGCTGGCCGCCGGGGTGGTGTCCTTCCTCTCCCCGTGCGTCCTGCCGCTGGTGCCCGGCTACCTCTCCTACGTCACCGGGATGAGCGGCGCCGACATGCGCGCCCGCGCGGAGCGGGGCGGCGGCACCGCCACGGCGACCGCCGTCGACGTCGACACCGAGCTGGCCGCGCGCCGCTGGACCATGGTCGCCGGCAGCAGCCTGTTCATCGCGGGCTTCACCCTGGTCTTCGTCGCCGTGGGCGGCTTCATCGGCTGGCTCGGCGACGTCTTCATCGACTACACCGACCCCATCACCCGGGTCCTCGGGCTGCTCACCATCGTGCTCGGCCTGGCCTTCATGGGCGTCCTGCCGGGCTTCGCCCGCGAGTTCCGCATCCACCGGCTGCCCCGCGCCGGCCTGGCCGGGGCGCCGCTCCTGGGCGTCCTGTTCGGGCTCGGGTGGACCCCCTGCATCGGTCCGACCCTGGCCGCCGTGCAGACGCTGGCCTTCGTCGAGGGCGGCGCCGGCCGCGGCATGCTGCTCTCGCTCGTCTACTGCGTCGGGCTGGGCCTGCCCTTCGTGCTCGCCTCGCTGCTCTACCGGCGGGCGCTGGGCGCCTTCTCCTGGCTCCGGAACCACACCCGTTCGGTCACTGTGGTCGGCGGCGTCATGCTCGTCCTCGTCGGTCTGGCCATGGTCACCGGCCTGTGGACGCAGATCACCGTCGTCATGCAGGGCTGGGCCGCCGACTACCAGACGGTGATCTGA
- a CDS encoding polysaccharide lyase family 1 protein, whose amino-acid sequence MRRLALPVTLTMAVALTATAVTTAHAAPADRDHHPRDITRQVLADGDGWGSAGDGTTGGSAAAEEDVVHVATMEELRDAVGPREDGRPRIVVVEGLIDGNTAADGSPLGCEDYAVDGYTREDYLAAYDPQVWGWEDPEGPLEEARDASQDVQAEQIRVSVGSNTTVVGADGDSGLTGVALRVNNVENVILRNLTFSDAYDCFPGWDPKDGNTGNWNSEYDNIEISGSTNVWVDHNTFDDGDNPGSELPEYFDSKYEMHDALLDIVRESDLVTVSYNHFVERDKAMIVGNSDGRVTDRGHLRITYHHNHFDGLGQRAPRVRYGQVHVYNNHYTIAGDLYQYALGAGRESHLYAENNVFDLRDGIGAGEIVYNWGGTDMVAHGNAVMYEGRGRMHGVDLVAEHNAHYPDRQLGTEQTWTPEYVDRVQPVGAIRSLPRRVGAGLL is encoded by the coding sequence ATGCGAAGACTGGCCCTGCCCGTGACCCTGACCATGGCGGTGGCGCTGACCGCGACCGCGGTCACCACCGCCCACGCCGCGCCCGCCGACCGCGACCACCACCCCCGTGACATCACCCGCCAGGTGCTCGCCGACGGCGACGGCTGGGGCTCGGCCGGCGACGGGACCACCGGCGGCTCCGCGGCGGCGGAGGAGGACGTCGTCCACGTCGCCACGATGGAGGAGTTGCGCGACGCGGTCGGCCCGCGCGAGGACGGGCGGCCCCGGATCGTGGTCGTCGAAGGGCTCATCGACGGCAACACCGCCGCCGACGGCTCGCCGCTCGGCTGCGAGGACTACGCCGTCGACGGCTACACCCGTGAGGACTACCTGGCCGCCTACGACCCGCAGGTGTGGGGCTGGGAGGACCCCGAGGGCCCGCTGGAGGAGGCCAGGGACGCCTCCCAGGACGTCCAGGCCGAGCAGATCCGGGTGTCGGTCGGCTCCAACACCACCGTCGTCGGCGCGGACGGGGACTCCGGCCTGACCGGGGTGGCGCTGCGCGTCAACAACGTCGAGAACGTCATCCTGCGCAACCTGACCTTCTCCGACGCCTACGACTGCTTCCCGGGCTGGGACCCCAAGGACGGCAACACCGGCAACTGGAACTCCGAGTACGACAACATCGAGATCTCCGGGTCGACCAACGTGTGGGTGGACCACAACACCTTCGACGACGGTGACAACCCGGGCAGCGAGCTGCCGGAGTACTTCGACAGCAAGTACGAGATGCACGACGCCCTGCTGGACATCGTGCGCGAGTCCGACCTCGTGACCGTGTCCTACAACCACTTCGTGGAGCGGGACAAGGCGATGATCGTGGGCAACAGCGACGGCCGGGTCACCGACCGCGGCCACCTGCGCATCACCTACCACCACAACCACTTCGACGGCCTCGGCCAGCGGGCGCCGCGGGTGCGCTACGGCCAGGTCCACGTCTACAACAACCACTACACGATCGCCGGCGACCTGTACCAGTACGCGCTCGGCGCCGGCCGCGAGTCGCACCTGTACGCGGAGAACAACGTCTTCGACCTGCGTGACGGCATCGGCGCCGGCGAGATCGTCTACAACTGGGGCGGCACGGACATGGTGGCGCACGGCAACGCCGTCATGTACGAGGGCCGGGGCCGGATGCACGGCGTCGACCTGGTCGCCGAGCACAACGCGCACTACCCGGACCGTCAGCTGGGCACCGAGCAGACCTGGACGCCGGAGTACGTCGACCGGGTCCAGCCGGTCGGGGCCATCCGCTCCCTGCCGCGCCGGGTGGGCGCCGGCCTCCTGTAG